A window of Macrotis lagotis isolate mMagLag1 chromosome 1, bilby.v1.9.chrom.fasta, whole genome shotgun sequence genomic DNA:
AATGCTGAATTTAAAGGTAGAAATGGACcatttaaattctatataataCAAATGAAGCTGTTTTGTTTCTTCTAGAACCTGTAATTCAAGTAAATTCTTGGGTTGGAGCAAGTGCCCATGAGGATCACTTATATGCTATTAAAAGTAACCTGGCAGCCTCAGTACAGACTACAAGGTTTTCTCGAAATGACTTACACCTAGAAGATATTCAGACAGATGAAGACAAACTGAACTGTAGTCTTCTCTCCTCAGAGTCTACTTTTATGCCTGTGGCCTCTGGATTATCCCCAGTATCTCCTACTATTGAACTGAGATTACATGGTATAAACTTGGACCTGGAAGATGATGGCACTGTGATTGAATCTCtgcaagaaatgaaaaaactgaatgtGGATAAGGAAGTGGAAAAGACTTTGTGGGTTTCTAAAGAGAGTTCTGTTAAACCTGCAAATGTTGAGGGAAATCCAGAAACCAATGAGAGAGATGGAATATTTTGCCCTGAACTGGCCACTGCAAGTGATGTCCCTCAGGATGGTGTTAATCACTCTCCCACAGCCTTTCCTGGGACAGGTGAATTCAGGCTTTCTAGTACTCAGCTTGTTAATGAAGGCACGTTGTCTcaaatcatttcagaaaaacttccttgCAGACTTTTTCCTGAAGGATCTGTTGCTTTGGACAAAGATTCCACCATTCTTCAAAGAATGAATGATGCAGCCACCAAACTCCAGGCTTGCTGGAGAGGATTTTACATTAGAAACTACCATCCTTGGGCCAAAGAAGTGCGCTATGAAATCCGACTGAGGAGGATGCAAGAGCACATTGTTCACTTAACAGATGAAATGAGGAGGTAGGTGGGAACTTCTGTTTCTGGTGACACTCTGTAATTTGAAGTCTTTTAAGTTTGTTTTGGAAGATTGAGTTATCATGCTGTGTCTGGAATACAGGTTAAATCTACTGTGcctgatggaattttttttttcaaaacccaCACTTCAGTCTTTCTCTGATGCCTCCTTTGTGTTATGAAGATAACCTGGGCCATTGAGGGCCATACCACTGGAGTGTTTGTTTTGTCAGGCTCTCCCATGCTATAAAGGCTCTGAATATGGTCCAACTTCAGACTGTTGACCAGGTTAGCCTGGATCATGCTGAATAAGCTCATGACCAGTATGGCTACAGGTTGAACAACTCATGAAGGCCAATGGCTAAGACAGAGTAGGACTATGAACTGTGGAATTTCACACCAGTGGAATTACATGTCCTTGAAAACTAAAGTGTATTTGTTTCTGGACATggaaaaagaacaggaaaagacTATTTCAAGAGGATTATGGCCATCATTCATCAAAAATTTCTAAAGTGCCTGCTATGTGTCAGACCCTTGGCAAGATGCTGTAGATAGAGTGACtgaaataaaatagtccttgtcTCAAGGAGCTCGTGTTCTCTTAGATTCTAGATGGAGAGATGGAAATAAAATTCGTATAAAGCTTATTCACAGTAAATCTAGAAGTAATAGGAAGCTAGAAGAAGCTagaaatttttcagaaaataaatatgattattgGTTGTATTGATTTCTGAAATAATACTAACAGTAATAATGTCACATTTTAGTGGATTCTAAAGTTTGCTGAGCCCTTTCTTAAGTTTCATAGCTTACACAATCCATTTATCAGACAGAATAGTTAACAATTTCATGGGTTTATATTGAATGATAATGGTATTTATTAAGATTACCTAACTTAAAATGTAAATGCATTGACTCCTTTACAGTTAAAGGATTCATTGAGCATAGTACAGTCATCTGAGGTTGTgggtaaattatatcaaaataaatatataagttaTTGAGTATGTTACAGTTTCTAATATATacctatttgtttttattaatgctGAACTGGGAAACCTGTTAAATGACCTTTCTTTTAGTAGTTTGTTTTATGCATTACATTTTGGTTGTTAGTGTTACTGTGTTTGGGTGACTGTTTTACACAGTGAGTGATACATGgaagtgaataaaatctttatttgttGGTTGgatataaattcatatttactAGGGGATACAAGCCATATTTACATGACTATTTTATTCCGTTAAAGGTTTTCATTTAAGATCAGATACAGAAGTAAAATGATCATGACTGGGCTATTAGAAAATTAATCTCTTCAAACTGTTTCCAATGATTGTGCTAACCAGAAGTTCAGAGTTCTACCTTCTGTTTGGTAATCCGAACATTTTTAATCgcagattgaaaaaagaaagagatgaagagcaTATTCAAAAGCTTATACAAGAAGAGGCTGTCAGATTCCTTTGGAACCAGGTAAATTTCCTTCTATGATTTAACTATGTAAACAAAAGATAGATTTCTGGGAGAAGGAGTAAGTCTGCACCCTGTGTGACATCTTAGCTACCCTTTGCAAAGATTAGGATTGCAATTGTGTTAATTGCTATATATTTTCCTCTATGGGAATAGTAAATTGATTGGGTGATATTTTAGgttaagttaaaagaaaaaaattctgttttctgaataacttgggaaaatgaagataaaatttaaaggagGAGGGAAATGACTAATAGTTTCTATGAAACCCTGTTATTAGGCAGAACAGTATTACAGAGCAAGATTTGATTACAGTTTATTAATAACTTATTTCAAACTTTAGGTCCAAATCCTCAGATTTTTCTACCTTGCACTTAAGACACTCTAAATTTGATGCCATCAGATCTTTCTGTCATTTTCTCATATtgcttttattccttttattctgTGCTCTGGGCAAAAAAGTAAACTTTGAGCACTTCTGTTTTAAGCTTTTGCTTACACTAATTCCTATCCAATCTTTTGAGTTCGACCTAAATATGAACCTCTCtgtgaaagctttttttttccatgaggCCTCTTTAACCACTAACACAACCACTGCTGCCTCTCTCCCCAATGTCTGTTTGATTCTGTCCTTTCAGACCTCACATGGTACTTTGCTTTATATCTTTCCAGTTTCCTTACTATGTAATCTTTTGTAGTGTCATCCATGTCTGTGTCTTTTCTCTCTACTAGATTGTAAGTTTTATGAAGTACTTTATCTCAATTTTGTGCCTCCTCTAATGCCTAGTATGGTgttatgtatatagtatatatttttccctcttggatgaatgaataattaaaatattggTTAGGGCAGTAATTACCTGGCATATACTAGGCGCTTGATTAATGTTTGTTGACCAGGGGATTGACTGATAAGTAGAATATGCTTATAAGGAAAACTCCTTCCAAGAAATAGCAACAACCAAATTTAAGGCATTTTTGTATGGACTATTTACTACTTTGTGGGACActgtttaatttacatttaattataagctgagtttttaaaaaaaatatatggttACATGATTGGGAGTCCCGAGAAATATAACATAAACTGTTTCGTCAAGTGAATACAGAGTGATTCTTATTTACAGGAGACCACATCTGAATTATTTTCTATCCAGAAATTTTACTGTTCCAAACACTGCTTGATGATCTTTGGTTGATCATCCAAGGCTTGGAATATTTTAGTGATAGTATTTGTAGCAGGAATTTGACTtgcagttttttaaaatcatcataattggggaggctaggtggcacagtggatagagcaccggccctggagtcaggagtacctgagttcagatccagcctcagacacttaataattacctagttgtgtggccttggcaagccacttaaccccatttgccttgcaaaaaaaaacccctaaaaaaaactaaaaataaaatcatcataaTTTAATATTCTAGTAGCCATGAACTGGGAGTTACTAAGATATTTTCAGAGGATATTTACTCTATCATTGATTAACATTTAGGAAACACTTCTGCCTGTATATTTGGTCATGGttatagttttttaatttatagtaGTTTCTGCTTTTATTCACTGGATTTAAACCATCATATTTAATGTTTGTCTTCTACTTATAAAAGGTATATACTGGGTTTCTTTTAGAAAGATAATGCAAGTAACTCACtgttcctttgaattttttttcccacttgttTCATCCCTGTTCTCTCACCCGTTGGGATCAAGGTGCTCCTACTGTGGCAGAAATTAGGAGTTCTGCAGTCATTAAATGTGGCAGACAAGGCCCTCAGATGTACTGAGCTTCCTACTTGGATTCTTTAGCTGGGCTAACTGGAtatagatgctatttttttttaattactagaAGAGTTACTTAAGTACATGCCCTACTGATGATAGTCCATGTTGGTGCTTTAAAGTCCACTGCACAATGGCAAGCCTCTTATTCTCTAATGAACCTTCCTTCTATGGTTTGCAGGTGAGATCACTACAAGACTGGCAGGAGACAGTGAATCAGCACCTCACTTCTGCCTGGCAGTCAGGTGCTCCTGTATCCAGTACCTTGTTGTCCTCCCAGTCTTCTCCATTATTCATCTCGAGTCAAGAGCCCTCTTCAGCCAATGCTTCTGACTGGTTTATTTCAGAAGCTGAAGCACCCCAGGAGAAAGTCTTACTTGAATTCCCAGACTCTGGCTTTCACTCCTCCCTCACCGATCAAGTTCACTTGCAGTATTCATTTGATTCTGAAAAGAGTTCCATGGGAGGGAGTGAGAATTCTTTATTGGGGAATTCCTTAGAAACTGTTAGATATTTCAAAGGTATAGATTCAGGGGATGCCAGTAAAGAGAACAATGAGTGGAATAAAGATAGTTCTAATAATGAACAGGATAATAGTCTTCTCGAACAGTATTTAACTTCAGTTCAGCAGCTAGAGGATGCTGATGAGAGGACCAGTCTTGAGGACGGCATCGAAGATGGTAGCCTTCAAATTACTTTAGCCCCAAGTTCATGTTCCTTGCCTGACTTAGCTGATGCTGCTAATGTAGCTGATAACAAAGGTGCTCCTTTGCAAGATGAAACCAGTCAGACACCAGACACTTGTAAATCAAATGTAGAAGTTCAGGGTCATCAGTCAGAATGTGATTCTGCATTTCAGATGCTGCCCCTTGGTATTACTGTGTAGTGTACCTGATGCCATGGAAAAATGAGGAATTATTTAAATCTTCCTAATTTTTACTTgtccttatattttctttcaggtgtgtggtttttttaaacttcataatttatatagaatttatattCTCATCTCTTGTTTTACAGATTTCAAATGTCATATTGAGGCTTCATTTTGACAGCATTTTGCTAATCTTGTAATGTTCAAATACTCaactatatatatacaatgcttgaataatatttatattgaaaGCTGTATGCACTTTATTTCTTAATAATTGAAATATatcaaaatagcttttttttctgtgaaatgtACTAAGATTATGTTTTCCTCCAAAGAGAATTAAACTAAAAGCATCTTCAAATTTaggaaattttattgaaattgtcATTGCAATATTTTAGAGAACTCCTGTTCTTTTTTGTCACTGCAGAAAACAATTGGTTTCAATAAACCAATATGAATAGgacattgaactgctgagagggaaACAAAAGCTGGCTGCTTTGCTTTCTGACTGTAGCAGGAAGATTCCAGCCTtgccttatttttttctccttttgagtCATGGAAAAACCTGCACAAGCAAATCTAATAGGTCATAATGAAACTACAGAATTTCTTCAGTAAAGATGATTAATAGCCTTAAAAAACCAGATCTTTAGTGAAtatcaaaatatctttaatatcATCTTCAACAGTGAAATGTTTCATCCAGCCCTGTAGCTTGACTTATTTAAAGGAAGCAATAATAGAAGCCCTTCTGTCAGATGGGAGAAAGCAAGCAAGCACAAAGATTTTTGTTAATAATATCATTGTATGTGTTCttattttttgatttaaaaacattagaattttttttaagttttaagctCTTTTGATTGTCCCTCAATTGTGTacctttttcaatattttaaataatagctCCCATTTTTAAGACcctttaaatgcatttttaaaattttgtttttaatccccAGCATAGTGCCTTGCATGTAGTAGGGAGTTAGTAAATGCTGGTTGGATTTGGAGATAGCAGAAATATTATTaaagctattttattttgtttgtaaatACATGACTAATCCTTTTTAATATCACTATCACTTAATTATTGTTTCCTTACCACCTAGCATAATTCTCTCCTGTAACATATAAGTACAGTCAAATCAACACCCTTTTCTGAGAACGTACTTTGTTCTATACCCATTGCCTGTTCTTTTCTGAGAAGCTTGAAGTATGCTTCACATTTAATCCTCTGAAATCACAATTGATCCCTACATTTAAAGGAAATTCTAGCCTTTCAAATTatattcactttacagataaacatttttgagaaatctgtttatttaaatgatttacccaagatcacacagctattaagtatcagatCTGGGACTCAAAGCTAggtattctgactccaaatatttttttttaccattataTCATACTATTTTACCTCTATTTAAAAGGGAATATTCTCCCCTTTTTTTGAGGGGTGAAGAAAGGAGGAATTAGGTTTAGCTTTGGATGTCATAGATAGTCCACACCCTCCCCTTTTTAATTCTGCTCTTAGGTAAGGCATGTACAGATTTGAAAGTATAtactgataaaattttattttagggaaATGTTTTCGACTTAAGCTACAAAAAAGTCCTACATTTTGGAGAGTAATTACTACTGGTGGGGTGGTCTTTTGCTCtttatttggttaaaaaatttccccaaatGTACAAAGCTAAATCAAAACAAATATAATCTAACTTTGGGGGAATAACTGTTGGAAAGTCATCAATAAGTGTTCTAATACCTTTTAACCCACAAGCACATAGGATCATATTTATGGAATGTTAGAGTTGTGATTTAATTACATTTTGCAACCATTTGTTAAGCATCTATTAATGTGTATAAGGCCCTTAGGCCTTATACCACAATGAGACAACTCCAACTCTCATTCTTGTCTACATTCTGTTGGGAGATTTTATATACACAAGTAAATGAAAGCTAAGTATATAAAAAGTAATTTCAGGAGGAAGAATACAGTACTAATAACTGTGAAGGACAGGAGGGACCTTATAGAGTTGAAGCACCTAAACTGAGCTAGAGATTATAATTCCTAATCAGTGTCCTAGCATTTCAACCATTTAGAATTTTGACATCATTCAAATAATCTGAGACTTAAATTAGAAGTTAAAGATTTATTTGTCATTCTCTAACTCACCTGATAATCCATTCCCTAAAATTATATAAAGCACTGAAATTTCCCAAAATACAGTTAACATTGATAATATTTAtgctggaaatattttttttcctgagtttcaTGAATAAGTTTAAGAATTCTTTGGATCCAGAATATTTTGCTAAGGAAAATTTCCATCTGCTTTCTTTGACTGTCTAATCACAAGGTGAATATAAGCAGTAATATTTTGTTCTTCTTAAGTAGAGTTATGTAGCTCTTAACATGTCTTATTGGTCACTTGGTAAATAATAATTGAAACATTTTCAGTCTTTGGATAATGCCATTATTTTTTATGCATCATTTTAGATTTCTTCTTAAAATGCaccccatttttctatttttataattaagtGCCTAATTTCTCAACAGGAGTTAGACAAAGAAAACCACCCTGTTTTGTCCTAGTGCCAAAGTCCTAtttctcattatgtaatttttccaGAAAAGCTGCTAAAATTTCCAAGTTCAGTATTGCTTAATCAGAAGcttgcttacaactttttctttctcctttgctaaACTCATTTGTGCCTTCATATTTAATggctttccccctttcttttgaaATGTGTTCACTCATAATTAACTTTCAAAGGAATTTAATTTCATAAAGTTTTAGTGAAATATCACAtcaattaaattttctcttcattttttacctttattaAAGTTTTGAAGGACAAGGATATTAagatgtttcttttccttttggatcTTTACAGCTTATCTTGCATGTAGTTGAGATGAAAAAGTGATTTAAGGTTAGAATGTAGCAAGTTGGGCTAAGAGGCTAGTATAACTTAACAAGATTTAGTAGTTGGCAGAAATCGATGGGTGAGGAAGTTAGTTTTTGAGTATGGTGACCTTGTTCTAAAGTGTTTTAGTCAAGGGTTAAGGGCAATTCAACAATATTGgcttcacttaaatttttttttccatttagtgtagcattttattaagtgtctgaagctggatttggactccctccagtactcctgactccaggaccagtgctcgatccactgcaccacctaattgcccccatATTGATTTTTTATTCTATGTTTGAAAGGAAAAGGGAGTTCTGCTTTTGAAGGTAGAacagtcattaaaaaaataaaaaataataaaataagaacttTGGTTTTTTTCTAAGAGACAGTTGCATTGATTAtgtattataaaaaagaatggaaacttTGTAAAAGTTTAGCAAAGGATCCTTTCTTCTGTATGTCAAGGATCAGTATGAATAGATACTCCCTCTACCAACTGAGATCTCTCTGCATGTTAATAAAGAGTTTCATAAGTTGTTGGGGCCAAAAGTTTTAATCCTTTGATGGTCGGCTCTCTGAACTTAGCTATGTTAGTCCTTGGATAATATATATTTCTGGACCTATACCAGAAACTTCTCCAACTTGATGAAAGGCCTGTTAGAGCTTTACAGGTCTAATTTTGAGATTTTGAGAACCCAGGGTCATCTTGATCCCAGGATGAGATATGCTTGTACCTTAATCAAAGAACATCATCTGttataatgacaataaaaatctGATAATAAAAAGTGGCATGTTGCTAATCAGAATAAAAATCTAGTTTACTAAGCCAACTAGATGTGAAAGtccaaagtatatatatatatatttatttacaagaAGCACTTGACAGACTAGCCAACAAATATGTAAGCTAGTTTGATTCTGTatatttgattattaaaaaaaaactgcatgCTTCAGGTAGGAAATGTAAATAATTGGTGACAAAGCTGTTTTTGTGGGTGTGcagataacttttttcccctgTAATAATTGTACAAAGCTGGGGATTTGGGAGGGGATGGTATTTTtgttaacaaaatcaaaaacaaaaccagtAGCAGTATGTTTTGTGTGCCTACTTAATTCCAAGTCTTATTCCCACTTTTGTCAATGTTTTCTGGAACTGGGCTTTTGCAATTGTCTAATGATTTATGTAGTTTTATGTACAGTATTTTAAATAAACAGTGCTTTCAGATCAAGAAAGACAAGTAGGACAGAAGCTATAGTATCTAAAAGATAAAATGCTGTAACTACAGTGAAATGTTGGTATACAAAATACAGGAGAAAATATTCCTAGGAAACGGAAACAGCATGAAAAAAGATTAATGGTCCATTTATAAACCAAGTGGAAAATTACTTTGCTTATTTaatatgtggttttatttttatttgctataTTGTCCTAAGGATATACTATCCTTAGTCACTTCTGGGTAGAGCTTAGGACTATTTTGCCatggaggtaaatagaaaatttagttcAAAATGGAACTTTGTGCCAtattaaaatttcataaataaagtaaatgacagtaaagaacaaaaaagtaaaaaaaaaagccttggagAATATCCAtgtatttaattgtatttttcaaaaaataaggtGCTTTtaaacccaaattcaaattttgaATCTAATTCATTTCATTGTTAGTAGATGGTAAAATCATGCTATGTTAGCTTTGTTCATTTTACCGgttccatttctttgttttttggggagAAAAGTAATGTTTTATGTGGaaaatagagttttaaaaatttgtggtttacttttaggtttttaaaaCCTCTAGAAAAGTGGTGTGTGGTTAAAGTGATTACagtgtgaaaattttttttaataacttctgACTTTTAAAATTGTGCTTAAAAGTTTAGTTTGTATTTCTTGAAgttctaattttaaataaattatttgtatcTTTGCTTTAATTcttaatctattcttttttaaaccaGTTAGTAATAATGGTTCTTATTCATTATTCTAATGCTTAAGGGATATCCTTTTATTTCAATCAAGTTCAACCTTTATTGGcccattttagggttttcttgggaaagattctggagtttgccatttccctctccagctcatttcacagatgagtaaactgaggcaaataaggttacgtgactttctcagggtcacacagctagtaagagtctgaggtaggatttgaactcatgaagataagtctttctgatttcaagcccaACTCTAATCAGTGTACCACTTTGCTGTCCTAAAGGctatacattatataaaataattgcaTATGTAGTATTTTACTGAGAATTTTTTCATTATGCTTCAGTATAGTGAGAGAGGTCAATGTTTACTGGCAAGTAGTTGGGCAAATTGACACGACACTTTCTCAGAGTAACTGAAAAATACATAGGAAATGtgaagaataaatattataacaTACTTGTAGAATGAAAGGACACAGGTGTATATGTTTATTGGTCAatattgtatatttgtataatacAGTTTTAATCCATATTCCATCCtttttatgaagaattcaaatatatcttattgtttaaaaatttttcctgaCAATCCTTTGGGTAGAAGGGTTATtacttaaaatgattttattttataggttAGAAAACAATTATTGAGGGGTCTGATTAATGTCAGTGAAAAGTGTGATGTGATAACCAAGAAAGCAAATTTATCTTTGGTTTAAGGGGCCTAATTTTCAGGATGGGGTAAGTGGTAGTCCCAAAGTATATTGCCCTGATCAGAACACATCTGAAATATTATGTACAGCTCTGAGTGTCCCATTTTAGGGAAAGAATATTGGTAAGTTGGGAACAATCAAGAAGAAGATGTCTAACATGGTGAAGCGTCACTTTAAAAAAACCAGCTAGGATCAGCCTGAAGGAGAAAGAATGTCATAATGATCACTATCTTTCTTATTTGAAGTACTGTCACATGGAAGGAGGATTAGAATTTATGTTACCTTTTCTCATACTCTGTTTTCTTAAAACCCCATCCCAGCTTCCTGGAAACAAGTTCACTTATGATTGATGCCTAGGGTTTCTCCTAAAAGGGGACAGTAAAAAGGTACTAAGTATATGATATAAATCAAATATTATACATACAAAAGAAGTgctaaacattaaaaacaaaaaaagaaaaaccctcacaatattttaaaaaaaaccttccccTTTGCTGCCAATGCAATTTTTTCCCAAAGCCAGGGTTTTCTCAAGGTATGAGGCCATTTGTCAGTCTTTATGCCAAGAACTCCCAAATTCCATATGAAACAAATTCCATATTCCAGATTGCAGTAGGTATTTTCAGCAATTTCTTAAGCTATCATCTAATTATATTTCTCCTGTTTTGTACATTT
This region includes:
- the CEP97 gene encoding centrosomal protein of 97 kDa isoform X1 produces the protein MATAARNDAALPPGEGAVVDWSGQGLQKLGPNLSCDADTHTLILDKNQIIKLENLEKCRRLIQLSVANNRLVRMMGVAKLTQLRVLNLPHNSIGYVEGLKELVHLEWLNLAGNNLKAIDQISNCMALQHLDLSDNNISQISDISKLIALKTLLLHGNIITSLRMAPACLPRSLAILSLAENEIRDLNEISFLASLSELEQLSIMNNPCVMATPSIPGFDYRPYIVSWCLNLKVLDGYVISQKESLKAEWLYSQGKGRSYRPGQHIQLVQYLATVCPLTSTLGLQTAEDAKLEKILSKQRLHQRQLMCQNQNEESSSSAANETEVAIAPEHLDPAPGGQIVLESEPVIQVNSWVGASAHEDHLYAIKSNLAASVQTTRFSRNDLHLEDIQTDEDKLNCSLLSSESTFMPVASGLSPVSPTIELRLHGINLDLEDDGTVIESLQEMKKLNVDKEVEKTLWVSKESSVKPANVEGNPETNERDGIFCPELATASDVPQDGVNHSPTAFPGTGEFRLSSTQLVNEGTLSQIISEKLPCRLFPEGSVALDKDSTILQRMNDAATKLQACWRGFYIRNYHPWAKEVRYEIRLRRMQEHIVHLTDEMRRLKKERDEEHIQKLIQEEAVRFLWNQVRSLQDWQETVNQHLTSAWQSGAPVSSTLLSSQSSPLFISSQEPSSANASDWFISEAEAPQEKVLLEFPDSGFHSSLTDQVHLQYSFDSEKSSMGGSENSLLGNSLETVRYFKGIDSGDASKENNEWNKDSSNNEQDNSLLEQYLTSVQQLEDADERTSLEDGIEDGSLQITLAPSSCSLPDLADAANVADNKGAPLQDETSQTPDTCKSNVEVQGHQSECDSAFQMLPLGITV
- the CEP97 gene encoding centrosomal protein of 97 kDa isoform X2 yields the protein MATAARNDAALPPGEVVDWSGQGLQKLGPNLSCDADTHTLILDKNQIIKLENLEKCRRLIQLSVANNRLVRMMGVAKLTQLRVLNLPHNSIGYVEGLKELVHLEWLNLAGNNLKAIDQISNCMALQHLDLSDNNISQISDISKLIALKTLLLHGNIITSLRMAPACLPRSLAILSLAENEIRDLNEISFLASLSELEQLSIMNNPCVMATPSIPGFDYRPYIVSWCLNLKVLDGYVISQKESLKAEWLYSQGKGRSYRPGQHIQLVQYLATVCPLTSTLGLQTAEDAKLEKILSKQRLHQRQLMCQNQNEESSSSAANETEVAIAPEHLDPAPGGQIVLESEPVIQVNSWVGASAHEDHLYAIKSNLAASVQTTRFSRNDLHLEDIQTDEDKLNCSLLSSESTFMPVASGLSPVSPTIELRLHGINLDLEDDGTVIESLQEMKKLNVDKEVEKTLWVSKESSVKPANVEGNPETNERDGIFCPELATASDVPQDGVNHSPTAFPGTGEFRLSSTQLVNEGTLSQIISEKLPCRLFPEGSVALDKDSTILQRMNDAATKLQACWRGFYIRNYHPWAKEVRYEIRLRRMQEHIVHLTDEMRRLKKERDEEHIQKLIQEEAVRFLWNQVRSLQDWQETVNQHLTSAWQSGAPVSSTLLSSQSSPLFISSQEPSSANASDWFISEAEAPQEKVLLEFPDSGFHSSLTDQVHLQYSFDSEKSSMGGSENSLLGNSLETVRYFKGIDSGDASKENNEWNKDSSNNEQDNSLLEQYLTSVQQLEDADERTSLEDGIEDGSLQITLAPSSCSLPDLADAANVADNKGAPLQDETSQTPDTCKSNVEVQGHQSECDSAFQMLPLGITV